The Lactobacillus sp. CBA3605 genome contains a region encoding:
- the trxB gene encoding thioredoxin-disulfide reductase — MAKHYDVIIIGAGPAGMTAALYASRANLSVLLLDRGIYGGQMNNTAAIENYPGFKSILGPDLAKEMYESSTQFGAEYAYGSVESVEDQGDIKVVKTDSDTFETKAIVIGTGSEYRKLGVPGEDTYGGRGVSYCAVCDGAFFRNKHVVVIGGGDSAIEEGSYLTQLADKVTVIHRRDQLRAQQILQDRAFANDKMDFVWNSNVTEIVGDGKKVTGVKVNNNQTGENSEIAVDGVFIYVGINPITKPFSNLGITDENGWIETTNHMETKVPGIFAVGDVRKKDLRQVATAVGEGGTAGQQVYSYITALGDKVKN; from the coding sequence ATGGCAAAGCATTACGACGTGATTATTATTGGTGCCGGTCCTGCTGGGATGACAGCGGCCTTATATGCCTCACGGGCCAATTTATCAGTATTACTATTAGATCGTGGGATTTATGGTGGACAAATGAATAATACCGCCGCAATTGAAAACTACCCGGGTTTTAAATCAATTCTAGGGCCAGATTTGGCTAAGGAAATGTATGAATCCTCAACCCAATTTGGGGCAGAATATGCTTATGGTAGTGTTGAATCAGTTGAAGACCAAGGTGACATTAAGGTGGTTAAGACGGATTCGGATACGTTTGAAACTAAAGCAATTGTCATTGGGACGGGGTCAGAGTACCGTAAACTTGGGGTACCTGGCGAAGATACCTATGGTGGCCGGGGTGTTTCGTACTGTGCCGTTTGTGATGGGGCATTCTTCCGTAACAAGCACGTGGTCGTCATCGGTGGTGGTGATTCTGCCATTGAAGAAGGCAGTTACCTGACGCAATTAGCTGATAAAGTGACTGTTATTCATCGGCGTGATCAACTACGGGCGCAACAAATTTTACAAGACCGGGCCTTTGCAAATGACAAGATGGACTTTGTCTGGAACAGCAACGTCACGGAAATTGTTGGTGATGGGAAAAAGGTCACTGGTGTGAAAGTGAATAATAATCAAACTGGTGAAAATAGCGAAATTGCGGTTGATGGGGTCTTTATTTATGTTGGGATTAACCCAATTACAAAGCCTTTTAGTAATCTCGGTATTACGGATGAAAATGGTTGGATTGAAACGACTAACCATATGGAAACCAAAGTGCCTGGCATCTTTGCTGTGGGCGATGTACGTAAAAAAGATTTGCGGCAAGTTGCGACGGCTGTCGGCGAAGGCGGTACAGCTGGACAACAAGTTTATTCATACATTACGGCCCTCGGTGATAAAGTTAAAAATTAA
- a CDS encoding EAL domain-containing protein, translated as MYRYFIQPQLNKFNNSLIGYEMLIRYRETEADRWTLPANFEAIPIDVQIDLLKATASELSLKIGSVSINFNRKQFLTPAIAAAVIDAQAKLFPVKVIVEVTEEPDEEAYSLADMQKQIELIKAHGLEFSLDDVGTGINVFDHIKPLLGYAEEIKFAMQNFRKEERTDEIPAQLKFWNDVALEHDARLILEGVEDDAEDQLADDLNIPLRQGYYYGKPHLFKLKSDR; from the coding sequence ATGTATCGCTATTTTATTCAACCACAATTAAATAAATTCAATAATTCTTTGATTGGTTACGAAATGCTTATTCGTTACCGTGAAACCGAAGCAGATCGTTGGACACTACCAGCAAACTTTGAAGCTATTCCAATTGATGTACAAATTGATTTATTGAAGGCAACTGCCAGTGAGTTGTCTTTAAAGATTGGGTCAGTTTCTATCAATTTCAACCGTAAGCAATTTTTAACACCTGCGATTGCGGCCGCCGTTATTGACGCCCAAGCTAAATTGTTTCCGGTTAAAGTGATTGTTGAAGTAACTGAAGAACCTGATGAAGAAGCTTATTCACTAGCTGATATGCAAAAACAAATTGAATTAATCAAAGCGCATGGATTAGAGTTTAGCCTGGATGACGTTGGTACTGGTATTAACGTTTTTGACCATATTAAACCATTACTTGGTTATGCTGAAGAAATTAAATTTGCCATGCAAAACTTCCGTAAAGAAGAACGAACTGATGAAATTCCGGCACAACTCAAATTCTGGAATGATGTTGCCTTAGAACATGATGCTCGCTTAATTCTTGAAGGGGTCGAAGATGACGCTGAAGATCAATTGGCGGATGATTTAAATATTCCACTCCGTCAAGGGTATTACTACGGCAAGCCACATCTTTTCAAGCTTAAATCTGACCGTTAA
- a CDS encoding YfbR-like 5'-deoxynucleotidase, with translation MGMHQYLQSLSNLETIQRAPGFFKYQNHSVAAHSFKVAEIAQFLGDVEANAGQEVDWRALYEKALNHDYNERFIGDIKTPVKYATKTLREMLADVEHKLSQNFIQNEIPAEFQVAYSRRLSEGKDATLEGQILSVADKIDLLYESFGEIQKGNPESVFTAIYQESLKTIVAFKQLASVQYFLQAVLPEMLAESFTNQEKMQALTQQILGATTQPD, from the coding sequence ATGGGTATGCATCAATATTTACAAAGTTTGAGTAATTTAGAAACGATTCAACGGGCGCCCGGATTTTTTAAGTATCAGAATCATTCAGTCGCGGCCCATTCATTTAAGGTTGCTGAGATTGCGCAGTTCTTAGGGGATGTTGAAGCTAATGCTGGGCAGGAAGTTGATTGGCGGGCCCTGTATGAAAAAGCGTTGAACCATGATTATAATGAGCGTTTCATTGGCGATATCAAAACGCCTGTTAAATATGCGACTAAGACCCTCCGGGAAATGTTAGCGGATGTCGAACATAAGCTGTCCCAAAACTTCATTCAAAATGAAATTCCAGCCGAGTTTCAGGTAGCCTATTCGCGCCGGTTGTCGGAAGGCAAAGATGCGACGTTAGAAGGTCAAATTTTATCGGTAGCGGATAAAATTGACTTACTTTATGAATCATTTGGTGAAATTCAAAAAGGTAATCCGGAATCAGTATTTACGGCAATCTATCAAGAAAGTTTGAAAACCATTGTGGCGTTCAAACAACTGGCAAGTGTGCAGTATTTTTTGCAAGCAGTCTTGCCAGAAATGTTGGCTGAGTCGTTTACCAATCAAGAAAAAATGCAAGCCTTGACGCAACAAATTCTAGGCGCAACGACGCAACCTGATTAA
- a CDS encoding FAD-dependent oxidoreductase, translating to MKIVIVGCTHAGTAAANQILKNHPESEVTIYERNDNISFLSCGIYLYLGGKVNKLEDMFYASPEELEAAGATVKTKHNVLKIDATAKTMQVADMETGKVFDDHYDKLIMTTGSSVAVPPIFGIDESKVLLCKTYEQAQEIYKTAKDNKRIAIVGAGYIGTELSESYANTNHEVTLFQSHDQILNHYISKDMSDQAVDLLKQHGVKVLLNHRVTAFTGNDKGELVIETTQGDFVADLAIVGTGFIPTTELLRGQVDMDRHGAIIINDYVQTSNPDIYAAGDSCVVNFNPTGRSAYTPLATNAVRQGALAGVNIFGNIQPYMGTQATSAMQLFNYTLATTGLTYEVAKMSNVPVKRVVFDGTWRPSYMPSTDPLRIELTYNPENRQVLGAQFWSPHEVAQSANTVSVAIQNGNTIDDLAFVDMLFSPNFDDPFNYLNLVAQMAVDQEAKAGNTQGRITAVGDWAKLNNPENK from the coding sequence ATGAAGATTGTAATTGTTGGTTGTACCCATGCCGGAACAGCGGCAGCAAATCAAATTTTAAAGAATCATCCAGAATCAGAAGTGACGATTTATGAACGTAACGATAATATTTCATTCTTATCTTGTGGGATTTATCTTTATTTAGGTGGCAAGGTTAATAAGCTAGAAGATATGTTTTATGCGTCACCAGAAGAACTTGAAGCAGCGGGTGCTACAGTAAAAACTAAGCATAATGTACTTAAAATTGATGCAACTGCTAAGACGATGCAAGTTGCAGATATGGAAACAGGTAAAGTCTTTGATGACCATTATGACAAGTTAATTATGACGACCGGGTCATCCGTTGCGGTGCCACCAATCTTTGGGATTGATGAATCGAAAGTTCTTTTGTGCAAAACGTATGAACAAGCACAGGAAATTTACAAAACTGCTAAGGATAACAAACGGATTGCGATTGTTGGGGCTGGTTATATTGGAACCGAATTATCTGAAAGCTATGCCAATACAAATCATGAAGTAACCTTGTTCCAATCACATGATCAGATTTTAAATCACTATATTAGCAAAGATATGTCTGACCAAGCGGTTGATTTATTGAAGCAACATGGCGTTAAAGTGCTCTTAAATCATCGGGTTACTGCATTTACCGGGAACGATAAAGGTGAATTGGTTATTGAAACAACCCAAGGGGATTTTGTGGCCGATTTAGCAATTGTTGGGACAGGCTTTATTCCAACGACTGAATTATTACGTGGTCAAGTGGATATGGACAGACATGGTGCTATCATTATCAATGATTATGTTCAAACGTCTAATCCTGATATTTATGCTGCGGGCGATTCATGTGTGGTTAACTTTAACCCAACGGGTCGGTCAGCTTATACGCCGTTGGCAACGAACGCTGTCCGGCAAGGGGCTTTAGCTGGGGTTAATATTTTTGGCAACATCCAACCTTACATGGGAACGCAGGCAACGTCGGCAATGCAGTTATTTAATTACACGCTAGCAACTACTGGGCTGACTTATGAAGTTGCGAAGATGAGCAACGTGCCAGTTAAACGAGTCGTCTTTGATGGCACGTGGCGGCCAAGTTACATGCCAAGCACGGATCCATTGAGAATTGAATTAACGTATAATCCTGAGAATCGGCAAGTCCTAGGAGCACAGTTCTGGAGTCCTCACGAAGTTGCCCAGTCAGCCAATACGGTTTCAGTAGCTATTCAAAATGGGAATACAATTGATGATTTAGCCTTTGTTGATATGCTATTCTCACCAAACTTTGATGATCCCTTCAATTATTTGAACTTAGTCGCTCAAATGGCGGTTGACCAAGAAGCCAAGGCTGGCAATACGCAAGGACGGATTACAGCTGTCGGTGATTGGGCTAAGTTAAATAATCCTGAAAACAAGTAA
- a CDS encoding DUF421 domain-containing protein — translation MFSYWDVTIKLGLGLLTIILQINLSGKSNLAPISALDQVQNYVLGAIVGGMIYSTSVTVLQYILVLLIWTLLVLVLRFLTHHNRYIKTLIDGQPQLLIKNGELMVATALKNGLSANDLTFRLRTEGITDIRYVKRAILKQNGQLTITQVGDDVIKYPLIVDGQLDTDVLESSDHDLAWLQAQLDAKNYTLSDIYLGTYTNKQLLLFPYQH, via the coding sequence ATGTTTTCATACTGGGATGTGACGATTAAATTAGGCCTAGGCTTATTAACCATCATTCTACAAATTAATCTATCTGGTAAAAGTAATCTTGCTCCTATCAGTGCCCTTGATCAGGTTCAAAATTACGTACTTGGTGCCATCGTTGGTGGGATGATTTATAGCACAAGTGTGACGGTACTTCAATATATTCTAGTACTGTTAATCTGGACACTACTCGTCTTAGTCCTGCGATTTTTGACTCACCATAACCGCTACATTAAAACCTTAATTGACGGTCAACCACAGCTCTTAATTAAAAACGGTGAACTAATGGTCGCAACCGCTCTGAAAAATGGGTTGAGTGCCAATGACTTAACTTTCCGTTTGCGTACTGAAGGCATTACCGATATCCGTTACGTTAAACGCGCGATTCTCAAGCAGAACGGTCAATTAACAATTACGCAAGTTGGCGATGATGTCATCAAGTATCCCTTAATCGTCGATGGTCAATTAGATACAGATGTCCTGGAGAGCAGCGATCATGATTTAGCTTGGCTACAAGCCCAACTTGATGCCAAAAATTATACTCTAAGCGATATTTATCTGGGTACTTATACGAACAAACAACTCTTATTATTTCCCTATCAACACTAA
- a CDS encoding DUF3290 domain-containing protein, translated as MTFYSYTYLTQQNSNHTLIQLAVISIIILIIGLVSWLWYRHQTDLKYRDLFIIMVLLLFLLIGIQFNEWQMLQSNSSQKSQVTQIMQRVAQKHHISRHKIWSNTATVSSGMLIMMNKTIYNVTINPDGNSYTLTKATTINPQITYVKGDQ; from the coding sequence ATGACTTTTTATTCATACACTTATTTAACGCAACAAAACAGTAACCACACGTTAATTCAACTGGCAGTGATTAGTATTATTATTTTAATTATCGGTCTAGTTAGTTGGCTCTGGTATCGGCATCAAACCGACTTAAAGTATCGTGATTTATTTATTATCATGGTTTTATTATTATTCTTGCTGATTGGGATTCAATTTAATGAGTGGCAGATGTTGCAATCTAATTCATCCCAAAAATCACAAGTTACTCAGATTATGCAACGGGTTGCGCAAAAACATCATATCTCGCGTCACAAAATCTGGTCAAATACGGCAACGGTTAGTAGCGGCATGTTAATTATGATGAATAAAACCATTTATAACGTGACAATTAATCCTGATGGCAATAGTTATACCCTGACCAAAGCCACCACGATTAATCCACAAATTACTTACGTTAAGGGGGACCAATAA
- a CDS encoding phospho-sugar mutase, which produces MSWKETYSTWKQQATLEPSLKAELTNLAGDEATLEDAFYQPMEFGTAGMRGILGPGINRMNIYTVRQATEGLARFMDTLPAEVKDRGVAISFDSRHHSTDFAHEAAHVLGAHGIKSFVFEGLRPTPELSYTVRHLKTYAGIMITASHNPKQYNGYKIYGEDGGQMPPKESDLITSYIRKATDLFAIEVADEAQLLADHTMTMIGDDVDQDYLAEVKKITINQKLVDEVGKDMKLVFTPLHGTGQMLGEKALRNAGFKNFSIVKEQAIADPEFPTVKFPNPEFPSAFKMAIELGKKEGADVLIAVDPDADRLGTAVRQPNGDYVLLTGNQIAALLLHYILQANKDAGTLPANAAAVKSIVSSEFATRVAASYHVDMINVLTGFKYIAEQIEHFEATGEHTFMFGFEESYGYLIKPFVHDKDAIQTTVLLAEVAAYYKRQGKNLYNGLQDLFAEYGYFREKTTSEEFDGVGGSDKIAALMTKFREEAPVEFAGHQVVSTEDFQSQVEIFATGKTAPIALPTANVLKYKLADGTWIAIRPSGTEPKIKFYIGTLGDSLDAANTKLEQFDQAIQAFIKA; this is translated from the coding sequence TTGAGTTGGAAAGAAACTTATTCAACTTGGAAGCAACAGGCAACACTCGAACCAAGCCTAAAAGCAGAATTAACGAATTTAGCAGGTGATGAAGCGACGTTAGAAGATGCCTTTTATCAGCCAATGGAATTTGGAACGGCAGGGATGCGTGGCATTCTTGGCCCTGGGATTAATCGCATGAATATCTATACGGTTCGTCAAGCAACGGAAGGGCTTGCACGATTCATGGATACGTTACCAGCTGAAGTTAAAGACCGTGGCGTGGCAATTAGTTTTGATTCGCGCCACCATTCTACCGATTTTGCTCATGAAGCAGCGCATGTTTTAGGGGCGCATGGCATTAAATCATTTGTATTTGAAGGGTTACGACCAACGCCTGAATTATCTTACACTGTTCGTCATCTAAAGACCTATGCGGGGATTATGATTACGGCTAGTCATAATCCGAAACAATACAATGGTTATAAAATTTATGGTGAAGATGGCGGTCAAATGCCGCCTAAGGAATCTGATTTAATCACATCATATATTCGCAAAGCCACTGATTTATTTGCCATTGAAGTGGCTGATGAAGCTCAATTGTTGGCTGATCACACCATGACAATGATTGGTGATGATGTGGATCAAGATTACTTGGCTGAAGTTAAAAAGATTACCATCAATCAAAAGTTAGTTGATGAAGTGGGGAAGGACATGAAGCTTGTGTTCACACCATTACATGGGACTGGCCAGATGTTGGGTGAAAAAGCCCTCCGCAATGCAGGCTTTAAAAACTTTAGTATTGTTAAAGAACAAGCCATTGCTGATCCCGAATTTCCAACGGTTAAGTTCCCTAATCCTGAATTTCCATCTGCTTTTAAGATGGCGATTGAATTAGGTAAAAAAGAAGGCGCCGATGTTTTAATCGCGGTCGATCCTGATGCTGACCGGTTAGGGACAGCAGTGCGTCAGCCCAATGGTGACTACGTGTTATTGACGGGTAACCAAATTGCGGCGCTCTTGTTACATTACATCTTACAAGCCAATAAAGATGCTGGCACGTTACCAGCGAACGCTGCTGCGGTGAAGTCGATTGTTTCGAGTGAATTTGCAACGAGGGTAGCGGCATCATACCACGTCGATATGATTAATGTCTTAACTGGCTTTAAGTATATTGCGGAACAAATTGAACACTTTGAAGCGACTGGAGAACACACCTTTATGTTTGGCTTTGAAGAAAGCTATGGTTATTTAATCAAGCCATTCGTGCATGATAAGGATGCTATTCAGACCACTGTCCTCTTGGCAGAAGTGGCTGCTTACTACAAACGTCAAGGTAAGAACTTGTATAATGGGTTGCAAGATTTGTTTGCTGAATATGGGTATTTCCGTGAAAAGACGACTTCAGAAGAATTTGATGGTGTTGGTGGTAGTGATAAGATTGCAGCCCTCATGACTAAGTTCCGTGAAGAAGCACCCGTTGAATTTGCGGGCCATCAAGTTGTTTCAACTGAAGACTTCCAATCACAAGTTGAAATCTTTGCAACTGGCAAAACAGCGCCAATTGCGTTGCCAACAGCGAATGTTTTGAAATATAAGCTAGCCGATGGGACTTGGATTGCAATTCGGCCTTCAGGGACTGAACCTAAGATTAAATTTTATATTGGGACCTTAGGAGATTCTTTGGATGCTGCTAATACGAAGTTAGAACAATTTGACCAAGCCATCCAAGCTTTTATTAAAGCTTAA
- a CDS encoding MFS transporter translates to MTRQTRRAIFILIFSEFLVCLGISLVIPVMPFIKNDLKLTATDMGIMNALFALAQFVASPLIGRLSDRIGRKPVLAGGLFLYMVSEFLFALTNQLWVFNISRLIGGLSAAMVVPTAMALASDITTKRQRAKVIGWLSAAFSGGLILGPGIGGILAGISYKTPFWVAGSLGLISAIVLLSLLPSDAETLAQREPERDSKAEPASHPLSRAFWTVPIIILFTMILVSSFGLQGFESIYSIYVNEVFHFSLSNIAMVLTLNGLISLFLQVALFDTFVQKWGERRVIRVCFAAAAICTIWITQAHTKWEVMIATLVIFSAFDLLRPAITTLLTKASESNQGLINGLNMSLTSVGNIVGPIMSGMLLDMNTHYPYIVVAGFLIVSYLMAFLLHRPQQPLPSTK, encoded by the coding sequence ATGACACGCCAAACGCGACGAGCCATTTTTATTTTAATTTTTAGTGAATTTTTAGTTTGTTTAGGGATCAGTTTAGTTATTCCAGTAATGCCATTTATTAAGAATGATCTCAAACTAACTGCAACGGATATGGGTATTATGAACGCTTTATTTGCGTTGGCGCAATTTGTCGCTTCGCCTTTGATTGGTCGATTATCTGACCGCATTGGTCGTAAACCAGTCTTAGCGGGCGGGCTATTCTTATATATGGTTTCAGAATTCTTGTTTGCTTTGACTAATCAGTTATGGGTGTTTAATATTTCCCGGCTGATTGGTGGCTTATCGGCGGCAATGGTCGTGCCAACTGCGATGGCCTTAGCTTCTGATATTACAACCAAGCGACAACGAGCTAAGGTTATTGGTTGGTTATCAGCGGCCTTTAGCGGTGGATTGATTTTAGGTCCAGGGATTGGCGGTATTTTAGCAGGAATCAGTTATAAGACACCATTTTGGGTGGCCGGTAGTTTGGGCTTAATTAGTGCGATTGTCTTATTAAGCTTACTCCCGAGTGATGCTGAAACCTTGGCTCAACGTGAACCAGAGCGGGATTCGAAGGCTGAGCCAGCCAGTCATCCGTTAAGTCGCGCCTTTTGGACTGTGCCGATTATCATTTTATTTACGATGATTTTAGTCTCTTCATTTGGGTTGCAAGGATTCGAAAGTATCTACAGTATTTACGTTAACGAAGTCTTTCATTTTAGTTTAAGTAACATTGCGATGGTCTTAACTTTAAATGGCTTAATTTCGTTATTTTTACAAGTAGCGTTGTTCGATACTTTTGTGCAAAAATGGGGCGAACGGCGTGTTATTCGCGTTTGTTTTGCGGCGGCGGCTATCTGTACCATTTGGATTACTCAAGCGCACACTAAATGGGAAGTCATGATTGCAACTTTGGTCATCTTCTCGGCATTTGACCTATTACGACCAGCGATTACGACTTTATTGACTAAAGCCAGCGAGTCCAATCAAGGTTTGATTAACGGGTTGAACATGTCACTAACAAGTGTGGGTAATATTGTGGGGCCTATCATGTCCGGCATGTTATTGGATATGAATACGCATTATCCGTATATTGTGGTGGCAGGATTCCTAATTGTGTCTTATTTGATGGCCTTCTTACTGCATCGGCCGCAACAGCCGCTACCATCAACTAAATAA
- a CDS encoding EAL domain-containing protein, translated as MPTYKYFAQPIKNVLTNQTILYELLLRQWHEAQQTWGIPIDFELTPAAVIQLLDVAVKELKYHNVSINLTQKQFANPVMQRDLNAYVTENLLPRQLTIELVSTPDLAVLKAMSRDYRSAGVLIAFDDVGSDNLLADIAPMLPYANTIKFALQNSRQIGQANLKTAVSELRFWFEKAEAEQMLFTFEGIETAADLQLAHNLRITRGQGYLFAKPQLPVTFND; from the coding sequence ATGCCAACGTATAAATATTTTGCCCAACCCATTAAAAATGTCCTGACGAATCAGACCATTTTGTATGAATTATTATTACGACAATGGCATGAGGCCCAACAAACTTGGGGAATCCCAATTGATTTTGAGCTCACACCAGCGGCGGTTATCCAGTTGTTGGATGTGGCCGTTAAGGAATTAAAGTACCACAATGTTTCAATTAACCTGACCCAAAAACAATTTGCCAATCCGGTCATGCAACGCGACCTGAATGCTTATGTGACTGAAAATTTATTGCCACGCCAATTAACCATTGAATTAGTAAGTACGCCGGATTTAGCGGTATTAAAGGCTATGAGCCGAGATTATCGCTCGGCGGGGGTATTAATTGCGTTTGATGATGTGGGCTCGGATAATTTGTTGGCAGATATTGCACCGATGTTACCGTATGCCAACACGATTAAGTTCGCATTGCAAAATAGTCGTCAAATTGGACAAGCTAATTTAAAAACAGCAGTTTCAGAGCTCCGTTTTTGGTTTGAAAAGGCAGAAGCCGAACAAATGCTGTTTACCTTTGAAGGGATTGAAACGGCAGCTGACCTGCAACTGGCGCATAACTTACGAATTACACGGGGGCAAGGGTACTTATTTGCCAAGCCACAGTTACCAGTAACGTTTAATGATTAA
- a CDS encoding M15 family metallopeptidase, producing the protein MSPELTGFTNLQKLDPNIVVDLRYATPNNFTHQVIYDFTTAITRTGTAQKLAHANALVQTHQLRLKIWDAYRPVSAQKRLFEAYPDPEFVAPPDPNFSHQKGVTLDLTLVTATGEDCPMPTAFDDFSPLAHRDAPRTAIQDHYYQILNTAMTTAGFVGYANEWWDYRDAEMADYQPLAANPNDY; encoded by the coding sequence ATGTCCCCTGAATTAACTGGTTTCACTAACTTACAAAAACTTGACCCCAATATTGTCGTGGACTTACGCTATGCCACGCCAAATAATTTTACCCATCAGGTTATTTATGATTTCACTACAGCCATCACCCGGACTGGCACGGCGCAAAAATTAGCCCACGCGAATGCCCTCGTGCAAACACATCAGCTCCGGTTAAAAATTTGGGATGCTTATCGACCAGTCAGCGCTCAAAAACGTTTATTTGAAGCCTACCCTGATCCAGAATTTGTCGCACCGCCCGATCCAAATTTCAGTCACCAAAAGGGCGTTACCCTTGATTTAACTTTGGTCACCGCAACTGGTGAAGACTGTCCAATGCCGACTGCGTTTGATGACTTTAGTCCATTAGCTCATCGAGATGCGCCCCGGACTGCAATTCAAGACCATTATTACCAAATCCTCAACACGGCGATGACTACCGCCGGCTTTGTCGGTTATGCCAATGAATGGTGGGATTATCGAGATGCTGAAATGGCGGATTATCAGCCCCTAGCTGCCAATCCCAATGACTATTAA